A region from the Sorex araneus isolate mSorAra2 chromosome 6, mSorAra2.pri, whole genome shotgun sequence genome encodes:
- the LOC101539463 gene encoding olfactory receptor 51G2-like — translation MAIIINNNVSNIFFILMDFPGLETAHCWTAIPICSIYILSFLGNITIMYIVKSVSSLHTPMYLFLSMLSMADLGLSISTLPSMAAIFLLGQRKVEAAVCFMQLFFIHTFSVIESAVLLAMAFDRCVAIREPLCYATILTTKRIGAIGLAIVTRSAALHLPLPVLLGRLQFHPINTLAHSYCVHPDVLRLATSSTRVNSGFGLFVMLSTLGMDAVLILLSYVLILKTVLSIASNAERLKAFNTCVSHICAVLLFYTPLVSLSMIHRFGKKKLPAQVYMLLSYLHFLVPPMLNPIVYSVKTKEIRVRILKMLRPQKL, via the coding sequence ATGGCAATTATAATCAACAACAATGTGAGCAACATCTTCTTCATACTCATGGATTTCCCAGGACTGGAAACTGCTCACTGTTGGACAGCAATACCTATCTGTTCTATTTATATTCTCTCTTTTCTGGGCAACATCACTATAATGTACATTGTCAAGTCCGTGTCCAGTCTCCACACTCCCATGTACCTTTTCCTCTCCATGCTTTCAATGGCTGACCTGGGCCTCTCCATCTCTACACTACCATCAATGGCAGCAATCTTTCTCCTGGGTCAGCGAAAAGTGGAGGCTGCAGTCTGCTTTATGCAACTCTTCTTCATCCACACTTTCTCAGTCATTGAATCAGCTGTGCTATTGGCCATGGCTTTCGACCGTTGTGTGGCCATCCGAGAGCCCTTGTGCTATGCCACTATTCTCACAACCAAACGCATTGGGGCCATTGGGCTTGCCATTGTGACCCGTAGTGCTGCTCTCCATCTTCCTTTGCCAGTGCTCCTGGGAAGACTGCAATTTCATCCTATAAACACTCTGGCTCATTCTTATTGTGTTCACCCTGATGTTCTAAGGCTGGCCACTTCCAGTACTCGTGTGAACAGCGGCTTTGGGCTCTTTGTCATGCTTTCCACGCTGGGGATGGATGCTGTACTCATTCTCCTCTCCTATGTGCTAATTTTGAAGACAGTATTAAGCATTGCTTCTAATGCTGAGCGGCTCAAAGCTTTCAACACCTGTGTGTCCCATATTTGTGCTGTACTGCTGTTTTATACCCCATTAGTCAGCCTATCTATGATCCACCGATTTGGCAAAAAGAAGCTACCAGCTCAAGTATATATGCTTCTCTCATACCTGCACTTTCTTGTACCCCCTATGCTCAATCCAATTGTCTATAGtgtaaaaaccaaagaaattaggGTTCGCATTCTAAAGATGCTTCGCCCTCAAAAGCTCTGA